A stretch of Ipomoea triloba cultivar NCNSP0323 chromosome 11, ASM357664v1 DNA encodes these proteins:
- the LOC115997365 gene encoding probable protein phosphatase 2C 8 isoform X1, with translation MADISNSNSNLNSTSNSNATQGGPSISDSKNKREGDFDDSDETAKKMKSDASLINEPKIEGNRESVCSKNGCTDANGSKQSFEIEANAAEDKGSRHTMEDAWVVLPDASNDSPGKLRCAHFAIYDGHGGRLAADYVQKHLHGNVLLAGLPRELLDVKTAKRAILEGFRNTDESLLRESTAGGWQDGATAVCVWVLGQTVFVANIGDAKAVLARSSQSDGSDGSTSLKAIVLTREHKAIYPQERARIQKAGGSVSSNGRLQGRLEVSRAFGDRQFKKVGVVATPDIHSFDLSERDHFIILGCDGLWGVFGPSDAVQFVQKLLKEGLPVSQVSRRLVREAVRERHCKDNCTAVLIVFKNG, from the exons ATGGCGgatatttcaaattcaaattcaaatttaaattcaacCTCCAACTCAAATGCAACCCAGGGAGGACCAAGCATTTCAGATAGCAAGAACAAGCGCGAAGGTGATTTCGATGACTCCGATGAGACTGCCAAGAAGATGAAATCTGACGCCTCGCTTATTAATGAACCGAAAATTGAAGGTAACAGAGAGTCTGTTTGCAGTAAAAATGGTTGCACTGATGCAAATGGAAGCAAACAGAGTTTCGAGATTGAAGCCAATGCGGCGGAGGATAAAGGTTCTAGACACACGATGGAGGATGCTTGGGTTGTTCTTCCTGATGCCAGCAATGATTCTCCGGGAAAATTGAG ATGTGCTCATTTTGCAATTTATGATGGCCATGGAGGTCGGTTAGCAGCTGACTATGTCCAGAAGCACTTACACGGGAATGTTCTTTTAGCTGGCTTACCACGTGAGTTG CTGGATGTTAAAACGGCCAAAAGAGCAATACTTGAAG GGTTTAGAAATACAGATGAGTCTCTTCTCCGGGAAAGTACTGCAG GGGGTTGGCAAGATGGTGCTACAGCTGTCTGTGTTTGGGTATTAGGACAAACA GTTTTTGTTGCTAATATTGGAGATGCAAAGGCAGTCTTAGCAAGGTCATCACAGTCTGATGGTTCAGATGGTTCAACTTCATTAAAGGCCATTGTTTTGACAAGGGAACATAAAGCCATTTATCCTCAAGAACGTGCTCGCATCCAGAAA GCTGGTGGATCTGTGAGTTCAAATGGGCGCTTACAAGGCCGACTTGAAGTTTCAAGGGCATTTGGGGATCGGCAGTTTAAAAAg GTCGGTGTTGTTGCAACCCCAGATATCCATTCATTTGACCTTTCTGAAAGAGATCATTTCATTATTCTTGGCTGTGATGGCTTGTGGGGg GTTTTTGGACCAAGTGATGCTGTTCAATTTGTTCAGAAACTACTAAAG GAAGGCTTACCTGTTTCACAAGTGAGCCGCCGCCTTGTGCGCGAGGCAGTGCGTGAACGCCATTGCAAAGATAACTGTACTGCAGTTTTGATTGTTTTCAAGAACGGGTAG
- the LOC115997365 gene encoding probable protein phosphatase 2C 8 isoform X2, which yields MADISNSNSNLNSTSNSNATQGGPSISDSKNKREGDFDDSDETAKKMKSDASLINEPKIEGNRESVCSKNGCTDANGSKQSFEIEANAAEDKGSRHTMEDAWVVLPDASNDSPGKLRCAHFAIYDGHGGRLAADYVQKHLHGNVLLAGLPRELLDVKTAKRAILEGFRNTDESLLRESTAGGWQDGATAVCVWVLGQTVFVANIGDAKAVLARSSQSDGSDGSTSLKAIVLTREHKAIYPQERARIQKAGGSVSSNGRLQGRLEVSRAFGDRQFKKVFGPSDAVQFVQKLLKEGLPVSQVSRRLVREAVRERHCKDNCTAVLIVFKNG from the exons ATGGCGgatatttcaaattcaaattcaaatttaaattcaacCTCCAACTCAAATGCAACCCAGGGAGGACCAAGCATTTCAGATAGCAAGAACAAGCGCGAAGGTGATTTCGATGACTCCGATGAGACTGCCAAGAAGATGAAATCTGACGCCTCGCTTATTAATGAACCGAAAATTGAAGGTAACAGAGAGTCTGTTTGCAGTAAAAATGGTTGCACTGATGCAAATGGAAGCAAACAGAGTTTCGAGATTGAAGCCAATGCGGCGGAGGATAAAGGTTCTAGACACACGATGGAGGATGCTTGGGTTGTTCTTCCTGATGCCAGCAATGATTCTCCGGGAAAATTGAG ATGTGCTCATTTTGCAATTTATGATGGCCATGGAGGTCGGTTAGCAGCTGACTATGTCCAGAAGCACTTACACGGGAATGTTCTTTTAGCTGGCTTACCACGTGAGTTG CTGGATGTTAAAACGGCCAAAAGAGCAATACTTGAAG GGTTTAGAAATACAGATGAGTCTCTTCTCCGGGAAAGTACTGCAG GGGGTTGGCAAGATGGTGCTACAGCTGTCTGTGTTTGGGTATTAGGACAAACA GTTTTTGTTGCTAATATTGGAGATGCAAAGGCAGTCTTAGCAAGGTCATCACAGTCTGATGGTTCAGATGGTTCAACTTCATTAAAGGCCATTGTTTTGACAAGGGAACATAAAGCCATTTATCCTCAAGAACGTGCTCGCATCCAGAAA GCTGGTGGATCTGTGAGTTCAAATGGGCGCTTACAAGGCCGACTTGAAGTTTCAAGGGCATTTGGGGATCGGCAGTTTAAAAAg GTTTTTGGACCAAGTGATGCTGTTCAATTTGTTCAGAAACTACTAAAG GAAGGCTTACCTGTTTCACAAGTGAGCCGCCGCCTTGTGCGCGAGGCAGTGCGTGAACGCCATTGCAAAGATAACTGTACTGCAGTTTTGATTGTTTTCAAGAACGGGTAG
- the LOC115997108 gene encoding lipid phosphate phosphatase 2-like, with the protein MSDIQFGGHTIKSHGHELAKLHKYDWMILLLLALIDGFLYIIEPFHRYTNADMMRDLKYPFKVHSTIPIWAVAVYAVILPCTIFYIYYLHRKNVYDLHHAVLGIMYSMLIAAVITDSIKAAVGRPRPNFFWRCFPDGIEVYDPVSGDVECTGLHKFIKEGYKSFPSGHTSFSFAGLGFLAWYLSGKIKAFDRSGHSAKLCIVLLPYLVAALVGVSRVDDYWHHWTDVFAGAVIGSVVSSLCYLQFFPFPHDRNGWGPYAYFRTLEENGFQRSLASMSDEEEIQDLEARGRRH; encoded by the exons GATTCTGTTGCTCCTAGCGCTGATAGATGGGTTTTTGTATATCATTGAACCATTTCATCGGTATACTAATGCAGATATGATGAGAGATCTTAAGTACCCTTTCAAAGTACATAGCACCATACCAATTTGGGCTGTTGCA GTCTATGCTGTGATTCTACCTTGCACCATATTCTACATATACTATCTGCACAGGAAGAATGTTTACGATCTGCATCATGCTGTCTTGG GTATTATGTATTCCATGCTAATAGCAGCAGTCATTACCGATTCAATCAAAGCTGCTGTTGGTCGTCCACGACCAAACTTTTTCTGGCGATGCTTCCCTGATGGGATTGAG GTCTATGATCCTGTGAGCGGGGATGTTGAGTGTACCGGATTGCACAAATTCATAAAAGAAGGATACAAAAGCTTCCCGAGTGGACATACCTCGT TCTCATTTGCTGGACTTGGTTTCTTGGCATGGTATTTGAGTGGGAAAATCAAAGCGTTTGACAGAAGCGGGCACTCTGCAAAGCTCTGCATCGTTCTGCTCCCATATCTCGTGGCTGCACTCGTTGGAGTTTCTCGGGTGGACGACTATTGGCATCATTGGACAGATGTATTTGCAGGAGCCGTAATAG GATCCGTGGTTTCCTCCTTGTGCTACCTTCAATTCTTCCCATTTCCACATGACCGTAATG GTTGGGGGCCTTATGCGTATTTTAGGACCCTGGAAGAAAATGGTTTTCAGCGCTCTTTAGCATCCATGTCAGATGAAGAAGAAATTCAAGATTTGGAAGCTAGGGGCAGGAGACACTGA